In Halorientalis sp. LT38, a genomic segment contains:
- a CDS encoding glycosyltransferase translates to MSADDSRTVLLVSNRRLDENSGRAAKFQTRAERLAERGWNLRVGYVEPTPVGTPLGIVRNLRAARRADVINSVSNPPQLQIAGGILARLTGTPWIAEFRDPLVENPDVEPDSVAARIRRRLEGYILTHADRVVWYDGIQIPDDYFEQTYPDVPSDRVRKLPPIGFDEQSFESVDPASHEEFTVTYAGSFYEGWIEPYTFLRGLSDYVESRGEHADVRAHFFGDWNESYAEAAANHGVTDYVEPHDFVPHEEIVAELKGSDALLYVGGDDPRNEHNLPSKLYDYIGARRPIVAIVDPSFRVADVITENGFGIVVDPDDHAGVADALERIRSGEFEYAPDEADVERFTRSHSLDAYLEALNAVADATDEE, encoded by the coding sequence ATGAGTGCCGACGACTCCCGGACCGTCCTGCTCGTCTCGAACCGCCGACTCGACGAGAACTCCGGCCGGGCGGCCAAGTTCCAGACCCGGGCGGAACGGCTGGCCGAGCGCGGCTGGAACCTGCGAGTCGGGTACGTCGAGCCGACTCCGGTCGGGACGCCGCTCGGGATCGTACGGAATCTCCGGGCGGCCCGACGGGCGGACGTGATCAACTCCGTCAGCAATCCGCCCCAACTCCAGATCGCCGGCGGGATTCTCGCGCGTCTGACCGGCACCCCATGGATCGCCGAGTTCCGGGACCCACTGGTCGAGAACCCCGACGTCGAACCCGACTCCGTCGCGGCGCGGATCCGCCGGCGGCTGGAAGGCTACATCCTCACACACGCGGACCGCGTTGTCTGGTACGACGGTATCCAGATCCCCGACGATTACTTCGAACAGACGTATCCCGACGTGCCGAGTGATCGAGTTCGCAAGCTCCCCCCGATCGGGTTCGACGAGCAGAGCTTCGAGTCGGTCGACCCCGCGAGTCACGAGGAGTTCACCGTCACCTACGCCGGGTCGTTCTACGAGGGTTGGATCGAGCCCTACACGTTCCTCCGGGGGCTGAGCGACTACGTCGAATCCCGCGGCGAGCACGCTGACGTCCGGGCTCACTTCTTCGGCGACTGGAACGAGTCCTACGCCGAAGCGGCCGCGAATCACGGCGTCACGGACTACGTCGAACCACACGACTTCGTCCCGCACGAGGAGATCGTCGCCGAGCTGAAGGGCTCGGACGCGCTTCTATACGTCGGCGGCGACGACCCGCGGAACGAGCACAACCTCCCCTCCAAGCTGTACGACTACATCGGCGCGCGTCGGCCGATCGTCGCCATCGTGGACCCGAGCTTCCGGGTCGCCGACGTGATCACCGAGAACGGGTTCGGCATCGTCGTGGATCCCGACGACCACGCCGGCGTCGCCGACGCCCTCGAGCGGATCCGGAGCGGCGAGTTCGAGTACGCTCCCGACGAGGCCGACGTCGAGCGGTTCACGCGCAGCCACAGCCTGGACGCGTATCTGGAAGCATTGAACGCGGTGGCCGACGCGACCGACGAGGAGTGA